From one Humulus lupulus chromosome 8, drHumLupu1.1, whole genome shotgun sequence genomic stretch:
- the LOC133795735 gene encoding uncharacterized protein LOC133795735, whose translation MNDMNDDFGVTMGYTKAWRSREKALLLVRGNPDDSYQNLPMYLHMLKQANPGTVTHLLTDNEDRFKYLYIAFSNSIKGWRYLRPIIVVDGTFLKNAHGGTLFSASTLDPNNNIFVLAFGIADSENDNSWLWFFSKLRDTYGEPEGLAIVSDRHKSIENAIHIVYPNAFHGACMYHLLNNLKSKYGNHGEQLQMNFIAAVKAYTKTECEHYMRSLDRLDRRIRPYLEKAKYETWSRSYSPTKRYTMMTSNITESLNAALKAARNLPIDILVECLRSLVQKWVWNNSNNANGTFTKVSTATENELRHDIVSKMKYELLWVTAKTKQ comes from the exons ATGAATGACATGAATGATGACTTTGGAGTAACCATGGGATACACAAAAGCATGGAGATCAAGAGAAAAAGCTTTGCTTCTAGTAAGAGGGAACCCTGATGATTCATATCAAAACTTGCCAATGTATCTTCACATGTTAAAGCAAGCAAATCCAGGAACAGTAACACATCTGCTCACAGACAATGAAGATAGATTCAAATACTTGTACATAGCTTTCTCCAACTCAATCAAAGGTTGGAGATACTTGAGGCCTATcattgttgttgatggaactttcTTAAAAAATGCACATGGCGGCACACTATTTTCAGCATCAACATTAGATCCAAACAACAATATTTTTGTCTTGGCTTTTGGAATAGCAGACTCAGAAAATGATAACTCTTGGCTTTGGTTCTTCTCCAAACTGAGAGACACATATGGAGAACCCGAAG GATTGGCTATTGTTTCTGACAGACACAAGAGCATAGAGAATGCAATACATATAGTGTACCCAAATGCGTTCCATGGAGCTTGCATGTATCACTTGCTCAATAATTTGAAAAGCAAGTATGGAAACCATGGAGAACAGCTACAAATGAATTTCATTGCAGCAGTAAAAGCATACACAAAAACAGAATGTGAACACTACATGAGAAGCCTTGATAGACTTGACAGGCGCATTAGACCCTATTTAGAGAAAGCCAAATATGAAACTTGGTCAAGATCATACTCACCAACAAAAAGATACACCATGATGACATCCAACATCACAGAATCGCTCAACGCTGCACTAAAAGCTGCAAGAAATCTCCCTATTGATATATTGGTTGAATGTCTTAGAAGTTTGGTTCAAAAGTGGGTTTGGAACAATTCAAATAATGCAAATGGAACATTCACAAAAGTGTCTACAGCAACAGAAAATGAATTGAGACATGACATTGTTTCAAAAATGAAGTATGAG TTACTCTGGGTAACAGCAAAAACCAAACAATAA